From Drosophila virilis strain 15010-1051.87 chromosome X, Dvir_AGI_RSII-ME, whole genome shotgun sequence, the proteins below share one genomic window:
- the rb gene encoding AP-3 complex subunit beta-2 — protein sequence MQQNAASNPFSVAAYGDRPQIGLDVEFGADPASGAAFFQSDGRKHDDLKQMLDSNKDGLKLEAMKRIIGMIARGRDASDLFPAVVKNVVSKNIEVKKLVYVYLVRYAEEQQDLALLSISTFQRALKDPNQLIRASALRVLSSIRVGMIVPIVMLAIRDSAADLSAYVRKTAAHAIPKLYSLDADQKDELVTVIEKLLSDRTTLVVGSAVMAFDEVCPERVDLIHKNYRKLCNLLVDVDEWGQVIIINMLTRYARTQFVDPNADEEPGQNEALDADAPPNERFYDESSNSSSDADATSEDEATATGTATAKDKAKSSKASNNNSNNNDKDNDNSSNNYHIDLDHRLLLRQTKPLLQSRNASVVMAVAQLYHHVAPRNEVQLIAKALIRLLRSHKEVQSVVLNCIASMSGRRKIIFEPHLKSFFVRTSDPTHIKLLKLDILTNLASASSISLILREFQTYISSNDRPFVAATIQAIGRCAASIKAVTETCLSGLVHLLSNHDEHVVAESVVVIKKLLQSKAAEHYEIITQMAKLIDYINVAAARAAIIWLIGEYNEKVPLIAPDVLRKMAKSFVDEQDVVKLQVLNLGVKLYLTNPAQTSLLCQYVFTLARYDTNYDVRDRARFLRQFIFPASGGTTVLTEHARQVFLAAKPAPVPESKYRDSNNYQLGSLSHYLNMQATGYKELPAFPVLAPDSSVRNIAGYMQEKLPGESPDRSKSSSTKGAGKEAREKSFLSESEKSSAYSESSGSSSDSSSDSSSGSDSEQEDDQLKPAQTKTPKAPIAAPKLIDETSSNPTDDAAGASSATIPHNLNNNAINDSGTSDSGESSLYSGSDGDSSDSGSDSEQQQQKPKDSAEQKQQPPEPQPPAKSSLDLLLDLYDIPPIGPVMTPSLGGFLTPGTPMMPGQAALQPQQARNQIELVGPSHTEFKHKELLNKVSGHGLQLSYRFTRAPHLYSSAMCSIELQFQNRSDQELTSIRMGQQQLPPGMQLSEFAPIAQLQPQQLASGILGVDFNDTTHAIDFELISSGGSARVQLKPPVGELVRSVQIGESCHREERAKLRGMNEHQCELRGMQRDQIDLLALKQKVYECLNVAHTYSSPAEQLHCFAGQTLSSKSLVLLTLQWQTDDALTLLVNCEKMVIGSMVLNELRNALQLSFAM from the exons ATGCAACAGAACGCAGCCAGCAATCCGTTTTCGGTGGCCGCCTATGGCGATCGACCCCAAATCGGGCTGGACGTAGAGTTCGGCGCCGATCCGGCCAGCGGTGCCGCATTCTTTCAGAGCGATGGCCGCAAGCATGATGACCTGAAGCAGATGCTGGATAGCAATAAGGATGGCCTCAAGCTGGAGGCGATGAAGCGCATCATTGGCATGATAGCGCGCGGGCGTGATGCCAGCGATCTGTTTCCGGCTGTCGTCAAGAATGTCGTCTCCAAGAATATTGAGGTGAAGAAACTGGTGTATGTCTATTTGGTGCGCTATGCCGAGGAGCAGCAGGATTTGGCACTGCTCTCCATATCAACATTCCAGCGCGCCCTGAAGGATCCCAATCAGTTAATACGCGCCTCAGCACTGCGCGTCCTCTCTTCCATACGAGTCGGCATGATTGTGCCCATTGTTATGCTGGCAATCCGGGACAGCGCCGCGGATCTGAGTGCATATGTGCGCAAGACGGCAGCGCATGCCATACCCAAGCTGTACTCGTTGGATGCCGACCAAAAGGACGAGCTGGTCACGGTCATTGAGAAGCTGCTCTCGGATCGCACCACGCTGGTGGTGGGCTCCGCCGTCATGGCCTTCGATGAG GTTTGCCCGGAACGCGTAGATCTCATTCACAAGAACTATCGCAAGCTGTGCAATCTGCTGGTGGATGTGGATGAATGGGGCCAGGTGATTATCATCAATATGCTGACGCGCTATGCACGCACCCAGTTCGTTGATCCTAATGCGGACGAGGAGCCGGGCCAGAATGAGGCTCTGGATGCGGATGCGCCCCCAAATGAGCGCTTCTATGATGAGTCATCCAATTCCAGCAGCGATGCGGATGCTACCAGCGAGGACGAGGCCACAGCCACGGGCACAGCCACGGCCAAGGACAAGGCCAAGTCCAGCAaagcgagcaacaacaacagcaacaacaatgacaaagACAATgacaatagcagcaacaactaccaCATCGACCTGGATCAtcgtctgctgctgcgccaGACCAAGCCGCTGCTGCAGTCACGCAATGCATCCGTCGTGATGGCCGTGGCCCAGCTGTATCATCATGTGGCGCCCCGTAATGAGGTGCAGCTAATCGCGAAGGCTCTGATACGGCTGTTGCGTTCGCATAAGGAGGTGCAGAGCGTGGTGCTCAATTGCATTGCATCGATGTCGGGCCGTCGCAAGATCATCTTTGAGCCGCATCTGAAGTCGTTCTTTGTGCGCACCAGCGATCCCACGCACATCAAGCTACTCAAGCTGGACATACTCACCAATCTGGCGTCTGCATCGAGCATCTCTCTCATCTTGCGCGAATTCCAGACCTACATCTCCAGCAACGATCGTCCGTTTGTGGCGGCCACCATTCAGGCCATCGGTCGCTGTGCAGCCAGCATCAAGGCGGTCACCGAGACTTGCCTCAGCGGTCTTGTGCATCTGCTATCCAATCATGATG AGCACGTGGTGGCTGAGAGCGTGGTGGTCATCAAGAAGCTGCTGCAGAGCAAGGCCGCCGAGCACTACGAGATTATCACCCAGATGGCCAAGCTGATTGACTACATCAATGTGGCGGCTGCGCGTGCGGCAATCATTTGGCTAATTGGCGAATACAATGAGAAGGTGCCGCTTATAGCGCCAGATGTGCTGCGAAAGATGGCCAAATCGTTTGTCGACGAGCAGGATGTTGTCAAGCTGCAGGTGCTCAATCTGGGCGTCAAGCTCTATCTGACCAATCCGGCCCAGACGTCGCTGCTCTGCCAGTACGTGTTCACACTGGCCCGCTACGATACCAACTATGATGTCCGTGATCGGGCACGTTTTCTGCGTCAGTTCATCTTCCCAGCCAGCGGCGGCACCACTGTGCTTACGGAGCATGCACGTCAGGTGTTTCTGGCTGCCAAGCCGGCGCCCGTGCCGGAAAGCAAATACCgtgacagcaacaactatcAGCTGGGCTCTCTATCGCACTATCTGAATATGCAAGCTACGGGCTATAAGGAATTGCCCGCATTTCCCGTGCTGGCACCCGATTCTAGTGTGCGCAACATTGCCGGCTACATGCAGGAGAAGCTGCCCGGTGAAAGTCCCGACCGCAGCAAGTCCTCCTCAACCAAGGGCGCTGGCAAGGAGGCGCGCGAGAAGAGCTTCCTATCCGAGTCGGAGAAGTCATCCGCCTATTCCGAGtccagtggcagcagcagcgactctAGCAGCGACAGCTCAtccggcagcgacagcgaacAGGAGGATGATCAGCTGAAGCCGGCACAAACCAAGACACCAAAGGCTCCCATTGCGGCGCCCAAGCTGATCGATGAGACCAGCAGCAATCCAACCGATGATGCCGCCGGCGCCAGTTCCGCAACGATTCCGCATAATCTAAACAACAATGCTATTAATGATTCAGGCACCTCCGACAGCGGCGAATCCTCGCTCTacagcggcagcgacggcgacagcagcgattcgggcagcgacagcgagcagcagcagcagaagccaaAGGATTCGGCtgagcagaagcagcagccgccagAGCCACAGCCGCCAGCCAAAAGCAGTTTAGATCTGCTGCTTGATCTGTACGATATACCGCCCATTGGGCCGGTGATGACGCCCTCGCTGGGTGGATTCCTAACGCCAG GCACACCGATGATGCCCGGCCAGGCTGCCttgcagccgcagcaggcGCGCAATCAGATCGAATTGGTTGGACCCTCGCACACGGAGTTCAagcacaaggagctgctgaacAAGGTCAGCGGACATGGTTTGCAGCTCTCGTATCGCTTCACACGTGCACCGCATCTCTACTCGTCGGCCATGTGCTCCATTGAGCTGCAGTTTCAGAATCGCAGCGACCAGGAGCTAACCAGCATACGCAtgggccagcagcagctgccgccgggCATGCAGCTCAGCGAATTTGCGCCCATAGCACAgctgcagccacagcagctggCTAGCGGCATACTGGGCGTGGATTTCAACGATACAACGCACGCGATCGACTTCGAGCTAATTTCCAGTGGCGGCAGTGCACGCGTCCAGCTAAAGCCGCCGGTGGGCGAACTGGTGCGTTCGGTGCAAATCGGCGAGAGTTGCCACCGGGAGGAGCGTGCCAAGCTGCGCGGCATGAACGAGCACCAGTGCGAGCTGCGCGGCATGCAGCGTGACCAAATCGATCTGTTGGCCCTCAAGCAAAAGGTATACGAATGCCTCAATGTGGCGCACACATACAGCTCGCCGGCGGAGCAGCTGCATTGCTTTGCGGGGCAAACCTTGAGCTCCAAGAGTCTGGTGCTGCTCACGCTGCAATGGCAAACGGATGACGCGCTCACCCTGCTGGTCAACTGCGAGAAGATGGTCATTGGCTCCATGGTGCTCAACGAGCTGCGCAACGCTCTCCAGCTGAGCTTTGCCATGTAA
- the LOC6633624 gene encoding uncharacterized protein CG3556, translating to MHSVPLLLLLSLLPALTLTENATLAYPPAVDAGVLGSPISFSSSTAAPQLGNEYDNLTASSNSNNNSNNSNNDASYEQSYSNSNSSSNAAAATPAAAAAAAATTTTTTTTTTTTSSAAATLAAIEQQQQQQQEITSSIGVGVGVGVPAAALPPNASGSSAAEVAFAAAPAPATAAPAALPHEIIGSATPNKGEQEAILRALDWLKEKRASDYGWGNDTHVVILAKELSGGRDPNESADGHLLVIQELEDTLSVKEMEIEILAMLDRHHTLPKPLNLDKLARYVLALGSLCKDPKHFHGHDLVATLQHHEPAQDIEFALTTLSACSSAAHVRKRQIRRLLDIASGVTDQSVDAIAMVILALRCIVTDHRHRHLQHFVRRPARGLASLQDQRGSFGSLRSTALAMQALQDLEYDPAGHWNRTAASRYILSRQRADGGWSEEPLQDGQEPDIGVGLTADIILALGWKGLGAVRALQCDHVIRESSDPTENGEPKLALPFGLSSSAEESDTKNISYTYTLWVGSNVTEAFSLSLISPKNTSFFKAMTQAAEMDPRFMFEAREWPNGHYVHTLYGKNEEPRGYHYWLLYRLPELPDPNNTPGNQLIAPVGVDELMVEDGEHYLYWYKKL from the exons aTGCACTCggtgccgctgctgttgctgctcagcTTGCTGCCGGCGCTGACGCTGACTGAGAACGCAACGCTAGCGTATCCGCCCGCTGTCGATGCCGGCGTTCTGGGCAGCCCAATCAGCTTCAGCTCGAGCACAGCAGCGCCGCAGCTGGGCAATGAGTATGACAATTTGaccgccagcagcaacagcaacaacaacagcaacaacagcaacaacgatgccagctatgagcagagctacagcaacagcaacagcagcagcaatgcagcagctgcgacgccagcagcagcagcagcagcagcagctactacaacgacaacaacaacaacgacgacaacaacaagcagcgcagcagcaactcTGGCGGCcattgagcagcagcagcaacagcagcaggagattACATCCAGCattggcgtcggcgtcggcgtcggcgtgcCTGCTGCAGCTCTGCCGCCCAATGCTAgtggcagcagcgcagcagagGTCGCTTTTGCCGCAGCACCAGCGCCAGCGAccgcagcgccagcagcgctGCCGCATGAGATAATTGGCTCGGCCACGCCCAATAAGGGGGAGCAGGAGGCGATATTGCGTGCACTGGACTGGTTGAAGGAGAAGCGCGCCTCCGACTACGGCTGGGGCAATGACACGCACGTGGTCATACTGGCCAAGGAGCTATCGGGCGGTCGGGATCCAAACGAGAGCGCCGACGGGCATCTGCTGGTCATACAGGAGCTGGAGGATACACTGTCCGTCAAGGAGATGGAAATCGAAATACTGGCCATGCTGGATCGCCATCATACGCTGCCCAAGCCGCTAAATCTGGACAAGCTGGCCCGCTATGTGCTGGCGCTGGGCTCCCTGTGCAAGGATCCCAAGCACTTTCACGGACACGATCTGGTCGCTACGCTGCAGCACCATGAGCCCGCCCAGGACATTGAGTTCGCGTTGACCACGCTATCCGCATGCAGCTCGGCGGCGCATGTGCGCAAGCGCCAGATACGCCGCCTGCTGGACATCGCCAGCGGCGTAACGGATCAGAGTGTCGATGCCATTGCCATGGTGATTCTGGCGTTGCGCTGCATTGTCACCGatcatcggcatcggcatttGCAGCACTTTGTGCGGCGACCGGCACGCGGCCTGGCCAGCCTACAGGATCAGCGCGGCAGCTTTGGTTCGCTGCGCAGCACCGCGTTGGCCATGCAGGCGCTGCAGGATCTGGAATATGATCCGGCTGGTCACTGGAATCGCACGGCTGCCTCGCGTTACATACTCAGCCGGCAGCGTGCCGACGGCGGCTGGAGCGAGGAGCCGCTGCAGGATGGCCAGGAGCCGGACATTGGCGTTGGCCTCACCGCCGACATCATTCTGGCACTCGGCTGGAAGGGTCTCGGCGCCGTGCGCGCCCTCCAGTGCGACCATGTCATACGCGAGAGCAGCGATCCCACAG AGAACGGCGAACCAAAGCTGGCATTGCCCTTCGGACTCAGCTCCTCGGCGGAGGAATCGGATACCAAGAACATCTCGTACACCTACACACTGTGGGTCGGCTCCAATGTGACCGAGGCCTTTTCGCTGTCCCTGATCTCGCCCAAAAACACGAGCTTCTTCAAGGCCATGACCCAGGCAGCCGAAATGGATCCCAG ATTCATGTTCGAGGCGCGCGAGTGGCCCAACGGACACTATGTGCATACGCTCTACGGCAAGAACGAGGAGCCGCGAGG ATATCATTACTGGCTGCTCTACAGGCTGCCCGAGTTGCCCGATCCGAACAATACGCCTGGGAATCAGCTTATTGCGCCTGTTG GTGTGGATGAGCTAATGGTCGAGGATGGGGAGCACTATCTATATTGGTATAAGAAACTTTAA
- the LOC26531063 gene encoding protein SREK1IP1 produces MNFPLSNANKDTLRAACKKCGYAGHLTYQCRNFLKVDPNKEILLDVESTSSDSELDYLTPLTELRAQELKGAGGAGGDIVPAAAAAKTTASKPDKKSSNKFSSSKRSSSSSKTAVTSATKHTKTERHKKRKRKSKKHKEAKIKASSKDTAKKHKNKRSSKKSKRRRAASTSSSSSSSSSSSSTSSDSDSSSSDLSSSDTESDSSDNEESSTSESDEYGRKKKRQGKYKRKAETTAPRRKKAKAKRKRHRVGSGGSGRGAGNGPGASKYLSSLSDSSTN; encoded by the exons ATGAACTTCCCGCTGTCGAATGCCAACAAGGATACGCTGCGAGCGGCCTGCAAGAAGTGCGGCTACGCAGGTCACCTGACATACCAATGCCGCAATTTTCTCAAG GTTGATCCCAACAAAGAAATACTGCTCGATGTGGAAAGCACCAGCTCGGACTCGGAGCTGGACTACTTGACACCACTAACAGAGCTGCGGGCGCAGGAGCTTAAAGGCGCCGGCGGCGCTGGGGGCGACATTGtaccagctgcagcagcggcaaaaaCAACTGCAAGCAAGCCAGATAAGAAAAGTAGCAACAAATTTAGTAGCAgcaaacgcagcagcagcagcagcaaaacagCCGTCACCTCGGCGACAAAGCACACAAAAACGGAGCGGCACAAGAAGCGCAAGAGAAAGAGCAAGAAGCACAAGGAGGCAAAGATAAAGGCCAGCAGCAAGGATACGGCCAAAAAGCATAAGAATAAACGCAGCAGCAAGAAATCGAAGCGTCGTCGAGCtgccagcaccagcagcagcagcagcagttccaGCAGTAGCTCATCCACATCATCGGACAGCGACTCGTCGAGCTCGGATTTGTCCAGCAGCGACACGGAATCGGATTCCAGTGACAACGAGGAGTCCAGCACCAGCGAGTCGGATGAGTACGGGCGCAAAAAGAAGCGTCAGGGCAAATACAAACGCAAAGCAGAGACGACAGCGCCGCGCCGCAAGAAGGCAAAGGCCAAACGCAAGCGACATCGTGTTGGCtccggcggcagcggcagaggcgcAGGCAATGGACCTGGCGCCAGCAAATACCTCAGCAGCCTCAGCGATAGCAGCACCAACTAG